One genomic region from Neisseria weaveri encodes:
- the aldA gene encoding aldehyde dehydrogenase has translation MKQLAMYINGAFVSDFAGSYRDVLNPATEAVIAQEPKGSRADVEKAVAAAYAAQPAWERVPAVERGAYLRKIAAGIRERADELTDTIVAEGGKTKDLARIEVMFTADYLDYQAEWARRYEGEIIQSDRPKENIFLFKRPLGVIGGILPWNFPFFLIARKMGPALVTGNTIVVKPSSVTPVNCHIFAEIVHSVGLPAGVFNVVNGPGAEIGNALASHPQVAMVSLTGSVEAGRQVMEAASANITKVSLELGGKAPALVLKDADLDLAVKSIVASRVGNTGQICNCAERVYVHKSVKDAFIEKMTAAMKTVRFGNPAEAAEGALEMGPLIEERAVKEVAEKVQRAVSQGATLVCGGKRAEGKGYFFEPTVLTDVDNSMDIMKEETFGPVLPIATFETLDEAVSLANDCEFGLTSSVYTTNLNEAFYVTRRLQFGETYINRENFEAMQGFHAGWKKSGIGGADGKHGLEEYLQTQMVYLETNI, from the coding sequence ATGAAACAATTAGCAATGTATATCAATGGTGCGTTTGTGTCTGATTTTGCAGGCAGCTACCGCGATGTGTTGAACCCGGCTACCGAAGCGGTGATTGCGCAGGAGCCGAAGGGCAGCCGTGCCGATGTGGAAAAAGCGGTGGCGGCGGCGTATGCGGCGCAGCCTGCGTGGGAACGTGTGCCGGCAGTGGAGCGCGGTGCGTATCTGCGTAAAATCGCGGCGGGCATCCGCGAGCGTGCCGACGAGTTGACGGATACGATTGTGGCCGAAGGCGGCAAAACCAAAGATTTGGCGCGTATCGAAGTGATGTTTACCGCTGATTATCTGGATTATCAGGCGGAATGGGCGCGCCGTTATGAGGGCGAGATTATTCAGAGCGACCGTCCGAAAGAAAATATTTTCCTGTTTAAGCGTCCGTTGGGCGTGATCGGCGGTATTTTGCCGTGGAATTTCCCGTTTTTCCTGATTGCCCGCAAAATGGGGCCGGCGCTGGTTACGGGCAATACGATTGTGGTTAAGCCCAGCAGCGTTACGCCGGTCAACTGCCATATTTTTGCCGAAATCGTGCACAGCGTCGGCCTGCCTGCGGGCGTGTTTAACGTGGTGAACGGCCCGGGCGCGGAAATAGGCAATGCGTTGGCATCGCATCCGCAAGTGGCGATGGTGAGCCTCACCGGTTCGGTGGAAGCCGGCCGCCAAGTGATGGAAGCGGCTTCGGCAAACATCACCAAAGTGTCGCTGGAATTGGGCGGCAAAGCGCCTGCGTTAGTGCTGAAAGATGCCGATTTGGATTTGGCGGTTAAGTCGATCGTGGCTTCGCGCGTGGGCAATACCGGCCAAATCTGCAACTGCGCCGAACGCGTGTATGTGCATAAGAGCGTTAAAGACGCATTTATCGAGAAGATGACCGCCGCCATGAAAACGGTGCGTTTCGGCAATCCTGCCGAAGCGGCTGAAGGTGCGTTGGAAATGGGCCCGCTGATTGAAGAGCGCGCGGTGAAAGAAGTGGCGGAAAAAGTGCAGCGCGCCGTTTCTCAAGGTGCGACGCTGGTGTGCGGCGGCAAACGTGCCGAGGGCAAAGGCTATTTCTTCGAGCCGACGGTGTTGACTGATGTCGATAACAGCATGGACATCATGAAAGAGGAAACCTTCGGCCCCGTGCTGCCGATTGCCACTTTTGAAACGCTGGACGAAGCCGTTTCGTTGGCGAACGATTGCGAATTCGGCCTCACCAGCTCGGTGTACACCACCAATCTGAACGAAGCCTTCTACGTAACCCGCCGCCTGCAATTCGGCGAAACCTACATCAACCGAGAAAACTTCGAGGCCATGCAGGGTTTCCATGCCGGTTGGAAAAAATCGGGTATCGGCGGTGCCGACGGCAAACACGGTTTGGAAGAGTATCTGCAAACGCAGATGGTTTATTTGGAAACCAATATTTAA
- the gcvT gene encoding glycine cleavage system aminomethyltransferase GcvT, protein MTTLKTTPFNQAHKNAGGKLVDFAGWELPVNYGSQIQEHEAVRTDAGMFDVSHMLVSDIKGSQAKQWLQKLLANDVAKLSFVGKALYSAMLNDNGGVMDDLIVYRTNEAETQYRIVSNAATREKDLAQFAKVGEAFGIEITPRYDLAMLAVQGPKAIEKLLAVKPEWAETVNALKPFQGADLGNDWFVARTGYTGEDGVEVILPGTEATAFFSALREAGVQPCGLGARDTLRMEAGMNLYGHDMNDETSPLQAGMGWTVDLKDENRDFIGKTALVALKEKGVDVKQVGLLLAKGGVLREGMEVVTEQGKGITTSGVFSPSLKQSIAIARVPKDFEGDAAKVVIRGKEVDVRVLKLPFVRNGQKQFD, encoded by the coding sequence ATGACTACCCTCAAAACCACCCCGTTCAACCAAGCCCATAAAAACGCAGGCGGCAAACTTGTTGATTTTGCCGGCTGGGAGCTGCCCGTCAACTACGGCTCGCAAATCCAAGAACACGAAGCCGTGCGCACCGACGCAGGCATGTTCGACGTATCCCACATGCTCGTTTCCGACATCAAAGGCAGCCAAGCCAAGCAATGGCTGCAAAAACTGCTCGCCAACGACGTAGCCAAACTTTCATTCGTCGGCAAAGCCCTCTATTCCGCCATGCTCAACGACAACGGCGGCGTGATGGACGACCTCATCGTTTACCGCACCAACGAAGCCGAAACCCAATACCGCATCGTATCCAACGCCGCCACCCGCGAAAAAGACTTGGCACAATTTGCCAAAGTGGGCGAAGCGTTCGGCATCGAAATCACCCCCCGCTACGACCTCGCCATGCTCGCCGTGCAAGGCCCAAAAGCCATTGAAAAACTGCTCGCCGTCAAACCCGAATGGGCCGAAACCGTTAACGCGCTCAAACCCTTCCAAGGCGCAGACCTAGGCAACGACTGGTTTGTCGCCCGCACCGGCTACACCGGCGAAGACGGCGTAGAAGTGATTCTGCCCGGCACCGAAGCCACCGCCTTCTTCTCCGCCCTGCGCGAAGCCGGCGTACAACCCTGCGGCCTCGGCGCACGCGACACCCTGCGCATGGAAGCCGGCATGAACCTCTACGGCCACGACATGAACGACGAAACCAGCCCCCTGCAAGCCGGCATGGGCTGGACGGTGGATTTGAAAGACGAAAACCGCGACTTCATCGGCAAAACCGCCCTTGTCGCCCTCAAAGAAAAAGGCGTGGACGTGAAACAAGTCGGCCTGCTGCTGGCCAAAGGCGGCGTATTGCGCGAAGGCATGGAAGTCGTTACCGAACAAGGCAAAGGCATCACCACCAGCGGCGTGTTTTCCCCCAGCCTGAAACAATCCATCGCCATCGCCCGCGTGCCCAAAGACTTTGAAGGCGACGCGGCCAAAGTGGTGATTCGCGGCAAGGAAGTGGACGTGCGCGTGTTGAAACTGCCGTTTGTGCGGAATGGGCAGAAGCAGTTTGATTGA
- a CDS encoding Lrp/AsnC family transcriptional regulator: MAQITLDKTDLKILQVLQENGRLTNVELSERVALSPSPCLRRLKQLEDAGIIRKYAALLSPVAVQLGLQAFIRVSIDKASEAREDFASAVQTWPEVLSCFALTGETDYLLHTFFTDMNAFSHFVLDTLLSHPGVQDAKSSFVLKEIKNTTALPLGHLQQQD, translated from the coding sequence ATGGCACAAATTACATTAGACAAAACCGATTTGAAAATTTTGCAGGTTCTACAGGAAAACGGAAGATTGACCAATGTCGAGCTTTCCGAGCGCGTGGCGCTTTCTCCTTCTCCTTGTCTGCGCCGTCTCAAGCAGCTTGAAGATGCCGGTATTATCCGAAAATATGCCGCTTTGTTGTCGCCTGTAGCAGTTCAATTGGGTTTGCAGGCCTTTATCCGTGTTTCTATCGATAAAGCTAGCGAAGCGCGTGAAGATTTTGCTTCTGCGGTTCAAACTTGGCCTGAAGTACTCAGCTGTTTCGCACTCACCGGTGAAACGGATTACCTGCTGCACACGTTTTTTACGGATATGAACGCGTTTTCCCATTTCGTTTTGGATACCCTGCTCTCACATCCGGGGGTTCAAGATGCGAAATCGAGCTTCGTATTGAAAGAAATTAAGAATACGACTGCGCTGCCTTTGGGTCATTTGCAACAGCAGGATTAA